The segment GAGATGTGCCACGGCGAACCCGACGAAAAACGCGCTGTAGCGGATCGCATCCGGCACCGAGGTCCCACGTTCAAGAAAGAATCGCATGAGGTCCCGCACCGTTTGGTCGCGTACCGTCAGGACCTCCGGAGCGGTGTCCACGTCCGGCTCCCGCGTCTTCTTACCGAACCACGCCATCTCGGCACCCTCTGAGTCAGAAGAGTGTCTATGCTGCCGGTGAACTTGGCGCATCGGGCGAGAACTCCTTGAGCCGCGGCGGCTCTGCGCACTTTTTGTGGCGTTTTCCTGCAGCGAGACTGTCGCGGCGGTACGATCTGCGAGAGGATATGAGCCGGGCGAGAGCGATGTTATACGTCGCTGGAATAGGAATGAGAGGCGTCCGACCTACTTTGCCGGCGGGTCGACCAAAATGGGACACGAGAGCGAAACCAACGATAACGCGATCCTCAAGCTCATGGTGGAATTTCGCCAGTTGTGGATCGAACAGGGAGCGGCACGGTCCGGTCCGTCGGCTTCAAGTTCGTCGACCCCCCCTCGGCCCGAAGCGGCCCGGCGCATCCACCGAGTGGCGTTCATTCTAATCGTGTGCGCCGCGATGGCGTCGGCGTATCTCTTCGGAGAGATCTTGGCGCGCTCGAGCGGCGTGTCGGTTCACCTGCCCTCGGTATCGCGCGTGGATACGGCGACGCGTCCCACCGCGCGTATTTCCGCGATGCGTACTCCCGCGCCGTCCAGGCTTCCCGTTGCGGCTGAGCAGACGAGCACGCCCGCGCCTCCGATGCGGCAATCGCAGACGCCGCCGGCCGCGAGCTACCATCTGCAGATCGGCGCATTCAACGTACTCGAGTACGCGCAAGATCTCGAGCGTCAGTTGCGTTCCCACGACTACGTCG is part of the bacterium genome and harbors:
- a CDS encoding SPOR domain-containing protein encodes the protein MGHESETNDNAILKLMVEFRQLWIEQGAARSGPSASSSSTPPRPEAARRIHRVAFILIVCAAMASAYLFGEILARSSGVSVHLPSVSRVDTATRPTARISAMRTPAPSRLPVAAEQTSTPAPPMRQSQTPPAASYHLQIGAFNVLEYAQDLERQLRSHDYVAMIVDVPTGPPHRVWIIGVFDRPTAERLADRLRNDGFEAILLRQ